The Sylvia atricapilla isolate bSylAtr1 chromosome 3, bSylAtr1.pri, whole genome shotgun sequence genome has a window encoding:
- the PTCRA gene encoding pre T-cell antigen receptor alpha, with protein sequence MCNMDIVYRTAPCWGGAGPEGEAEVPHARRFPHRPQPSRGRGSLRGRSSGPGGAERGCTSGGGVPAPRPRQWAAQLGLREGAEPSAAPCAAAAMELLRMLLAAALLPLLPLPLNLVFPAGRSAIPLPTLTQPLSMVLAGQRRQLVVCVVSDLAPSSGHAVWISAGNGSILQSFAYGASQEDGGTVCSVSLLSSDPPRERELSCHVGANRTSPSHSSSPVRITGSEEAAELCSTAASPAPALAVLLMAVRVVLLKVLLSDAVLTSILLPKS encoded by the exons ATGTGCAACATGGATATT GTATACAGAACAGCGCCTTGCTGGGGCGGGGCTGGCCCCGAGGGCGAGGCGGAGGTGCCGCACGCCCGGCGGTTCCCGCACCGACCGCAGCcctcccggggccggggctcgcTCCGCGGAAGGAGCAgcggccccggcggggcggagcggggctgtACCAGCGGCGGGGGAGtgccggccccgcggccccggcagTGGGCGGCGCAGCTGGGGCTGCGAGAGGGCGCCGAGCCCTCGGCAGCCCCGTGCGCTGCAGctgccatggagctgctccGGATGCTGCTGGCTGCCGCTCTGCTCCCGCTCCTGCCCC TGCCCCTAAACCTTGTCTTCCCAGCTGGCAGGTCAGCCATCCCGCTGCCTACGCTGACCCAGCCATTGAGCATGGTGCTGGCTGGGCAGCGCCGGCAGCTGGTGGTGTGCGTGGTGAGCGACCTGGCCCCCAGCTCTGGCCATGCTGTCTGGATCTCCGCTGGGAATGGTAGCATCCTGCAGTCCTTTGCCTATGGGGCCTCCCAGGAGGATGGTGGCACAGTCTGCTCCGTCTCCCTCCTTTCCAGTGACCCCCCCCGCGAGAGAGAACTTTCCTGCCATGTGGGGGCCAACAGGACCTCCCcgtcccacagctccagccccgtCCGCATTACGG GCAGCGAGGAGGCGGCAGAGCTGTGTAGCACAGCTG CGTCACCGGCCCCTGCGTTGGCAGTCCTGCTTATGGCTGTACGTGTGGTGCTGCTGAAGGTCTTGCTCTCTGATGCTGTCCTcacctccatcctcctccccaAGAGCTGA